The following proteins come from a genomic window of Miscanthus floridulus cultivar M001 chromosome 2, ASM1932011v1, whole genome shotgun sequence:
- the LOC136536012 gene encoding NAC domain-containing protein 62-like: MATGPQYADTSAVGVRFHPTDQQLIGFLRMKNAGQQMPVKFFKDFDVYQAHPMAIKGACGESQDGCWYAFSPRDRKYRNGKRLARSVFAEGGGQQVGFWKSNSKLGEVCAGGSKDGAVIGRMTSLTFQIGRQPRGRQTGWKMKDSMTGCKLFYKERPGCTNTESKADENATSVGQERPIHGKSEKDKVKRPRRSRKSKKDKNAIPDAVGQEDGPGEAAGESMQGEEDMQPQMVPAAHQASDCSEQDLCVEEYLVCDVTFAQQNDAASAVPFNMYVQA; the protein is encoded by the exons ATGGCGACGGGACCACAATACGCGGACACTTCGGCTGTCGGCGTCAGGTTTCACCCGACGGACCAGCAGCTCATCGGCTTCCTCAGGATGAAGAACGCTGGGCAACAGATGCCCGTCAAATTCTTCAAGGACTTCGACGTCTACCAGGCACACCCCATGGCGATCAAAG GTGCCTGTGGGGAGAGCCAGGACGGGTGCTGGTACGCGTTCTCGCCGAGGGACCGCAAGTACAGGAACGGCAAGCGGCTGGCGAGGAGCGTCTTCGCGGAGGGCGGCGGCCAGCAGGTGGGCTTCTGGAAATCCAACAGCAAGCTGGGCGAGGTATGCGCCGGCGGCAGCAAAGATGGCGCGGTGATAGGGAGGATGACGTCGCTCACGTTCCAGATCGGCCGGCAGCCCAGGGGGAGGCAGACGGGGTGGAAGATGAAGGA CTCAATGACTGGGTGCAAGCTATTTTACAAAGAACGACCAGGATGTACAAATACAGAGAGCAAAGCGGACGAGAATGCCACCTCTGTTGGGCAGGAACGACCTATCCATGGAAAGAGCGAGAAGGACAAGGTGAAACGACCAAGACGTAGTAGAAAGAGCAAAAAGGACAAGAATGCCATCCCTGATGCTGTTGGGCAGGAAGATGGACCGGGCGAGGCCGCCGGTGAGAGCATGCAAGGTGAAGAAGATATGCAGCCTCAGATGGTGCCTGCTGCTCACCAGGCTTCCGATTGCTCTGAGCAAGACCTGTGTGTAGAGGAATACCTTGTATGTGATGTAACATTTGCACAGCAGAACGATGCTGCAAGCGCTGTACCATTTAACATGTACGTGCAAGCGTAA
- the LOC136515869 gene encoding ADP-ribosylation factor: MGLTFTKLFSRLFAKKEMRILMVGLDAAGKTTILYKLKLGEIVTTIPTIGFNVETVEYKNISFTVWDVGGQDKIRPLWRHYFQNTQGLIFVVDSNDRDRVVEARDELHRMLNEDELRDAVLLVFANKQDLPNAMNAAEITDKLGLHSLRQRHWYIQSTCATTGEGLYEGLDWLSSNIASKS; encoded by the exons ATGGGGCTCACGTTCACCAAGCTGTTCAGCCGGCTGTTCGCTAAGAAGGAGATGCGGATCCTCATGGTGGGGCTGGACGCCGCCGGAAAGACCACCATCCTCTACAAGCTCAAGCTCGGCGAGATCGTCACCACCATCCCCACCATCG GATTCAATGTTGAAACTGTGGAGTACAAGAACATCAGCTTCACTGTCTGGGATGTCGGGGGTCAGGACAAG ATCAGGCCGCTGTGGAGGCATTACTTCCAGAACACACAGGGTCTCATCTTCGTTGTGGACAGCAATGATAGGGACCGTGTTGTTGAAGCAAGGGATGAGCTTCACCGAATGCTGAATGAG GATGAGTTGCGTGACGCTGTGTTGCTTGTGTTTGCTAACAAGCAAGATCTTCCAAATGCTATGAATGCCGCTGAGATTACTGATAAGCTTGGACTTCATTCACTTCGCCAGCGTCATTG GTACATTCAAAGCACTTGTGCTACAACTGGTGAGGGATTGTACGAAGGCCTGGACTGGCTGTCCAGCAACATTGCAAGCAAG TCCTAA